TGCTGTGGCAGGTGTCACTGCATGGGCGATCCGCCTCCCCTTTGATGCGCTTTCGGGTTGTCGCGGTGGTCGGCACGGGCTCTGCGGGTCGACTTGGCAATCAGGCCGCAGCACAGCTGGGCGCCAGTCAtcactggcggcgctgggccATATCCCGCCACAAGGTGGACAGTGAGCGTGGTCGCGCGGCGTCAGGATGACGTGCGGTGACGTCTGCGCTGTGCCATGCCCGGGCGTCTTTTCTCGCTCGCACGCGCCAAGTCGTTGCCCACTGACCTCACCGCGCCGAATGGCCCCAGCCCGGTCAGGTGGCGCGAGTCGGCGTCCATTCCAGCAACGTGTGAACTGCGTGCGACGCCGCTTGGTATCTGATTTGAGAGCTTCCCGTGTCACCAGGTCACTCTTTCGCACGTAGCCGGACGGGAGGTGTGTCCGTCCAGTAGGGCCACCGCGGCAAAGCCAGGCCGTCACGGCCCCAGCCCCGTCCTCGAGAGCACGAAGGCCCCTGCACCTGCACGCATGTCCTGCTGTATGAGCAATGgggacgccaccgccacgcttCCCTTCGCGTGCCGCACTCGAATGCTGAAAACAGGGGGAGGCCCAAATGCCCTACAGGCCTGTGGGGTGAGAGATGTGCGCCCCTTGCAGAATGCACACCGGCATCGAAGACCCGTCAAGGAGCCGGGCCAGCCAGCCAGCTCCCTTTGGCGCCGTCCAGCCCATTCTAAtcccaccgcagcgcagaacaggcagagaggcggtgcgcggGTGCGCATCTTTGCTGAGCCGTCGACACGATTCGCGGTGCGTCGGGACAAACATCATCACGACCGCAAGTCACCTTGGCACACCGCGAGCCCGCCAGCCATACccgagagggggtgggctgCAGGCTGCTTGGCTATCGGGCAAAGAGTGCGCAGTAGACCCTGCGATGCCACGGTTAGGTGGTTGGCACCACCTGTGCATGTGAAGAAAAGCAGCAAAAGTAAATAAAAAGAGCGAACAAGGCTGCTGATTAATAAGCACAAAAAGCGCCGCACAAGAAGTCTCCCCAGCTCGCTTCGGTACGAGTACTCGGTGTCCTCCACCCGCTTACAGGCGCGTGTCGATGGCGTCATCAACAGCAACCGCCTCCCACCCACCGAGGAATACCAAAGCGAAGGGAATGTGCTTTCCCCtgtcttccccttccccttcccccccccctccccctcaccgaCGCTGCGCTGTAACTCGCCTGTAAgagcgaaagggggggggggcagcacTCCCCTCACAAGCACTTAATACAGCTGAAGGTGTGGCAGCGATATGGGCTCCATCTCGCGGCTACCTTCCCTCTCAAAGGGGCCGTGGCACGACTTGCCCGAATAGCCCTCTTTAATGCCGTCTTTGAGAGGCGGCtcggaggagctgcaggcgccgTCACCGGTCGCGAGGGCACCAACTTCGCGACAGCTGGACACAGGGACGAGGTGGCAACGCGGCAAGCGCTGATGGAGACGGATGCGCAGCATCCGATATGCGATGTAGCAGTATAAAATAAGCTCCAAAATCTTCAACACCAACGCCACGATGGTGATGAAGAAACCCCTCTGAAAGGACACGGCTCCTTGTTGCTCCATGGTATTTCTGTGCAATAACCTCATGTCGGACACAACGGCGATCAGGATGATCACGCTGATGACCTCCACACCGCACTGCACACAGAACATCCCGGCGTTTCGCAACAGCCGTGAGTGCTCGTTCGCCTCGAATCCACAGCATGGGTCCAACGcgccctcttccttcgcAACGCTCGGCTCACCACCGGGGCCGCACACGTGCCCATCATCGCGGACCTGCACGCcgtgctgctccagcagtTCTCGGTTGAACAGCTCTTCGctcacgcgcgcgtgctggTCTCGACGCACACATAATACTACGGAGATAGGGCAAATGAACGAAAACAATAAGAGGAATGCAACAAGAAATGCTGAAGAGACAACCAGTGGCGTGCGTCGCTCGGGCGGATCGATCATAAACGCCCCGCTCCCACccgcgaaggagaagaagctcCGGCTGTTTTTAGTGAGGAATGGCGTGGACAAGCCTAGCAGCGTAAGCAGGAAAACGGCCACCTCCAACAGCACCAGTAAAACGGCACCAAGCACGTAGCGGCTATACACACGAGGTGACAGCGAGTACATGGGGTGCACAACCAAGTACAGTTCCCCGTTCACGCCTAGGGCCATGTGATTCTTCTGGTGGGCATCCGAGGTGAGGGTGGAGTAGCGGACACCAGACGGGAGTATGCAGGCTGCAAACACAGTCACCTCCTCTGTGTCATGCGACGACATCACGCAGGAGCGGACGCGTGGTGGGGGGATTTATGTAATATCTCTgcgagacgaggaggagagagaggggggtgaggggggggcgtgtgGGCTAAAAATTGctagagggaagaggaaaaaggcAAAGCAAAGGAGCAGGGCTCGTGAGTGTAAGTGCGATCACAATAGAGACGCGGAGTAGCCGAAGACGTTCTGTGGCCAAGCAGGGGCTCAGCATAACCATAGCAGGCAAACACGTAGGCATAAtcaacgcagcagcgcaaagaAACGACACAGCAAAGGGGggtggagaaaagagagagggtgaaagGAGATGAGGTGGGGAAAGAACGCAACAGCtggtgtggtggcggtgctgcgcatgaGCAAAGTACGGCGTGCCTGCAGCGGCCGTATCTCCACTACGTGAGGACAGCTTTGCTGTGTagggagtgggaggaaggggtgtCGCGCGGGGGCCCTATCACCACAAGAAACGAGCTGATGTGGTGAAAAGAGAGCCTGCAGTGCACGCCTATCTGTTTCCTTCCTGACATCCGCTCCCATTGCGGCACGAGGCATCCACGCATACAAGGAAGCATAACCATCACAAGGACTATGGCGAGAGGGGGTCGCTGAGGGCGGAGTGGGAAAGAGCTCGCAGGCAcgggagcgagaggggggaaggggaagaaagcTCTACAGAACACGGAAGAGAGGAGTATGATCATGCaggcggaagagagaggaag
This portion of the Leishmania panamensis strain MHOM/PA/94/PSC-1 chromosome 27 sequence genome encodes:
- a CDS encoding hypothetical protein (TriTrypDB/GeneDB-style sysID: LpmP.27.1920), which translates into the protein MSSHDTEEVTVFAACILPSGVRYSTLTSDAHQKNHMALGVNGELYLVVHPMYSLSPRVYSRYVLGAVLLVLLEVAVFLLTLLGLSTPFLTKNSRSFFSFAGGSGAFMIDPPERRTPLVVSSAFLVAFLLLFSFICPISVVLCVRRDQHARVSEELFNRELLEQHGVQVRDDGHVCGPGGEPSVAKEEGALDPCCGFEANEHSRLLRNAGMFCVQCGVEVISVIILIAVVSDMRLLHRNTMEQQGAVSFQRGFFITIVALVLKILELILYCYIAYRMLRIRLHQRLPRCHLVPVSSCREVGALATGDGACSSSEPPLKDGIKEGYSGKSCHGPFEREGSREMEPISLPHLQLY